In Arthrobacter citreus, a single genomic region encodes these proteins:
- a CDS encoding VWA domain-containing protein, giving the protein MKQIIFNNKKIDASTFLQMENLSISLSKNQNAFLEFDFQAYYDDEEQKFTISHFWETQEHNTQLQGLKSDVYLKALGNKHYTDFTEFKDVLKELHETHLKSFFTQLYVLLEDIRLEELIIRQRPGTRQLFSTRKRIYRHYFESQYKANEIRNFHLDQLFCLIYLSLTSSQLTYHTNEQLEDILPILFQTFEAKKTSDISSIIFRVQQRLLSIYKEDMIHTYFGYLPLNKLTDLASCNSQVKELQNDDSQDGLDERNSEDEKLSTWHRESKNNETDDNFLRFEVESGTKTSIKANFAREEEAGDQAIANAFGSSKQGENKKSKQTESHEVSNSSSSQQNAYGKYNSNVSIKHLEAIGQNISEKKQYSTLSAMVSKDVKELRKTIEKSLENKQNAPTDKYYGRLNKKWIRLFTEENPKMFYKKQNESKELDAVFYLLVDCSGSMFNKMDEVKKSVILFHETLKQLKISHSISGFWEDASNASKENKPNILHQVIPFSSSLSPSVGPNIMQLHEEEDNRDGLMIRVVSEELAKRTEKHKFLLVFTDGEPSALDYFQDGIIDTHEAVKQARKLGIEVIGTFIEEEEHQEETSQLMKNIYQHHYLIASDAEDLRVQLKPMLKKLLLRSID; this is encoded by the coding sequence ATGAAACAAATCATTTTTAATAATAAAAAAATCGATGCATCCACATTTCTTCAAATGGAAAATTTATCGATCTCTCTTTCAAAAAATCAAAATGCATTTTTAGAATTTGATTTTCAGGCTTATTATGACGATGAAGAACAAAAATTTACGATAAGTCATTTTTGGGAAACTCAAGAACATAACACACAGTTACAGGGCCTAAAATCAGACGTGTACTTAAAAGCTTTAGGTAATAAGCATTATACCGATTTTACTGAATTTAAGGATGTCCTTAAGGAATTACACGAAACTCATTTAAAAAGCTTTTTTACACAACTTTACGTCCTACTCGAAGATATCCGATTAGAAGAATTAATTATTCGCCAAAGACCGGGTACAAGACAATTATTTTCTACGAGAAAAAGAATATATAGACATTATTTTGAATCACAATATAAAGCAAATGAGATCCGTAATTTCCATTTAGATCAATTATTTTGTTTAATCTATCTTTCACTCACCTCTTCACAGTTAACTTATCATACAAATGAACAATTAGAGGATATTTTACCAATCCTTTTTCAAACGTTTGAAGCTAAGAAGACGAGTGATATTTCTTCTATTATATTTAGAGTGCAACAGAGATTACTTTCAATCTATAAGGAAGATATGATTCACACATACTTTGGCTATCTTCCATTAAATAAACTTACCGACCTTGCTTCTTGTAACAGTCAAGTTAAGGAACTTCAAAATGATGACAGTCAAGATGGTCTTGATGAAAGAAATAGTGAAGATGAAAAATTATCAACTTGGCATAGAGAAAGTAAGAATAATGAAACAGACGATAATTTTTTACGCTTTGAAGTAGAAAGTGGAACAAAAACTTCTATTAAAGCAAACTTTGCAAGAGAAGAAGAAGCCGGTGATCAGGCAATTGCAAATGCATTCGGTTCCTCTAAACAAGGCGAGAATAAAAAATCAAAACAAACTGAATCACATGAGGTTTCTAATTCATCCTCTTCACAGCAAAATGCTTATGGCAAATACAATAGCAATGTATCAATAAAACATCTCGAAGCAATTGGACAAAATATAAGTGAAAAGAAGCAGTATTCTACATTATCAGCAATGGTCTCAAAAGATGTTAAAGAATTAAGAAAAACGATTGAAAAATCTTTAGAGAATAAACAAAATGCACCAACGGATAAGTACTATGGCAGACTAAATAAAAAATGGATTCGACTGTTCACAGAAGAAAATCCTAAAATGTTCTATAAAAAACAAAATGAATCGAAAGAATTAGATGCAGTTTTTTACTTACTAGTTGATTGCTCAGGATCGATGTTTAATAAAATGGATGAAGTTAAAAAAAGTGTTATTCTATTCCATGAAACATTGAAACAATTAAAAATTTCGCATAGTATTAGTGGATTTTGGGAGGATGCTTCAAATGCATCTAAAGAAAATAAACCAAATATATTGCATCAAGTCATTCCGTTTTCTAGCTCCTTATCACCTTCAGTTGGTCCTAATATAATGCAGCTTCATGAAGAAGAAGATAATCGTGACGGATTAATGATTAGAGTTGTTTCAGAAGAGCTCGCTAAACGAACGGAAAAGCATAAATTTCTACTTGTTTTTACAGACGGCGAACCTTCAGCTCTAGACTATTTCCAGGATGGTATTATCGATACCCATGAAGCAGTTAAGCAAGCTAGAAAACTTGGAATTGAAGTAATTGGTACTTTCATTGAAGAAGAAGAACATCAAGAAGAAACATCGCAGTTAATGAAAAATATTTATCAGCACCATTATTTAATCGCCTCAGATGCTGAAGATTTAAGAGTTCAATTAAAGCCGATGTTAAAAAAATTACTATTAAGAAGCATAGATTGA
- a CDS encoding LTA synthase family protein: MPTSFKATFSRVRFVLLVALVVWLKTYIVTLFSFDLKIDTVFQNVILFISPLASSLFLVGIALFFKGKKRNAIALLINFILTLLLCGNVLFYGFFNDFITLPVLFQTSNMGDLGSSVKELASFKIIFMFIDILILYFISKKFPKFSNSGRIPSFMKSTYYLITIAIAVLNLGLAEMERPELLTRSFDREMLVKNLGLYVYQGYDLSLQTKTSTQKAFADSSKLTEIENYVNSNGVKADAKLFGKYKGKNVIVISLESMQNFTIGAKVNGKEITPFLNKYIKESYYFDHFYHQTGQGKTSDAEFIIDNSLYPLDRGAVYFTHANNEYMATPEILKNQGYYSAVFHANNKSFWNRNVMYPSLGYDRYFNESDFNITDENSVNWGLKDVDFFEQSLPLLSQVKQPFYSRFLTLSNHYPFVLDPKDQFIDQYNSGDETLDRYVTTVRYMDEAIKDFIEGLKKSGLYDNTIIVMYGDHYGISENHNRAMAQFLGKDEITPYDHMDLQRTPFIIHLPKQQKGKTITKVAGQIDVKPTILHLLGVDTKSDIEFGKDLFSPEYTEFIVFRDGSFVTSKYYYVAGSNTFYNRKTAEKVELSDQESKLLIDKAKKELTLSDNIVYGDLLRFDTNNMYKTGTMQTITEPNQ; the protein is encoded by the coding sequence ATGCCTACTTCATTTAAAGCAACATTTTCACGTGTACGATTCGTATTACTAGTTGCGTTAGTAGTTTGGCTAAAAACGTATATTGTTACTCTTTTTAGTTTCGATTTAAAAATTGATACAGTCTTTCAAAATGTAATATTATTTATTAGCCCATTAGCATCCTCTTTATTTCTAGTAGGGATCGCCTTGTTTTTCAAAGGGAAAAAACGTAATGCGATAGCCTTGCTAATAAATTTCATTTTAACTTTACTATTATGTGGAAACGTTTTATTTTATGGATTCTTTAATGACTTCATAACTTTACCAGTACTTTTCCAAACTAGTAATATGGGTGATTTGGGATCTAGTGTAAAAGAATTAGCAAGCTTTAAAATCATATTTATGTTTATTGATATTTTGATCTTGTATTTCATCTCAAAAAAATTTCCTAAATTTTCAAACAGTGGTCGAATACCTTCATTTATGAAGTCAACTTATTATTTAATCACGATTGCAATTGCTGTATTAAACTTAGGATTAGCTGAAATGGAAAGACCTGAATTACTTACTCGATCATTTGACCGAGAAATGCTTGTAAAAAATCTTGGTTTATATGTATATCAAGGTTATGATCTTTCACTTCAAACAAAAACATCAACACAAAAGGCTTTTGCTGATAGTAGTAAATTAACTGAAATCGAAAACTACGTAAATAGCAATGGTGTAAAAGCAGATGCAAAGCTTTTTGGAAAATATAAAGGCAAAAATGTTATCGTTATTTCATTAGAATCAATGCAAAATTTCACAATTGGTGCAAAGGTTAATGGGAAAGAAATAACTCCATTTTTAAATAAATACATTAAAGAAAGTTATTATTTTGACCACTTTTACCATCAAACAGGTCAAGGTAAAACATCTGATGCTGAGTTTATTATCGATAACTCACTATATCCACTAGATCGTGGTGCTGTCTATTTCACACACGCAAATAACGAATATATGGCTACACCTGAAATTTTAAAAAATCAAGGATATTATTCAGCTGTATTCCATGCAAATAATAAAAGTTTCTGGAATCGAAATGTAATGTACCCTTCTTTAGGCTACGACCGATACTTTAACGAATCAGATTTTAATATTACAGATGAAAATTCAGTTAACTGGGGATTAAAGGATGTAGATTTTTTTGAACAATCACTCCCTCTTTTATCACAAGTGAAACAACCGTTTTATTCTAGATTTTTAACGTTATCAAACCATTATCCTTTCGTACTTGATCCTAAAGATCAATTCATTGATCAATATAACTCTGGTGACGAAACACTTGATCGATATGTAACGACTGTACGATATATGGATGAAGCAATTAAGGATTTTATTGAAGGTCTGAAAAAATCAGGTCTTTATGATAATACGATTATTGTTATGTATGGTGATCATTATGGAATTTCTGAAAACCATAATCGTGCAATGGCTCAGTTCTTAGGTAAAGATGAAATAACACCTTATGATCATATGGATTTACAACGTACGCCATTTATTATTCATTTACCTAAGCAACAAAAAGGTAAGACAATTACAAAGGTTGCTGGTCAAATCGACGTAAAACCTACTATTCTTCACCTTTTAGGTGTAGATACCAAATCAGATATCGAATTTGGTAAAGATTTATTTAGTCCAGAATATACAGAATTTATTGTTTTCCGCGATGGAAGTTTCGTCACAAGTAAATATTATTATGTAGCTGGCTCAAATACTTTTTATAATCGAAAAACTGCAGAAAAAGTAGAACTTAGCGATCAGGAATCCAAATTGCTAATCGATAAAGCAAAGAAAGAATTAACTCTTTCAGATAATATTGTTTACGGAGATTTACTACGCTTTGACACTAATAATATGTATAAAACTGGTACAATGCAAACAATCACTGAACCAAATCAGTAA